From Calothrix sp. PCC 6303, a single genomic window includes:
- a CDS encoding DUF4347 domain-containing protein yields the protein MPEQSNDFYNSLILSNEEQMSSSKSTSLRLVNKASIIFIDTKVPDYQNLIANIQADTEVVILDPTKDGIAQITESLLGKQYDSLHIVSHGSAGSLQLGSNFLNSDNLSQYQNQLQQWKTALTEEADILLYGCDVATEEAGVEFVQQLSQLTGADVAASNDLTGNAALGGDWILEMKTGNIESSLAFSSVSVESYSSVLATSGDVIINEFSQGYGGGKEWVEILVIKDNLDLQNHRLVDGNSTLDIKLSGAGFSSLKAGTLVVIYNGGDPDSTITPDLSYDPANGDYTLRISSLNTTGPFAVTRTSGWSGTGGAFNNGDTTDVPRLLDASANGNEIYKFPVTTTGSRSKTPAVNTATAFLGNSASGATDAANWSADFNAAGGNPGLANGGANTAWINALRGNVAPTIVTSPNLVLPAINEDILDASNSGFLIADLIKNQITDSSNNNQGIAIGDLSGDGTWQYSLNGGNTWTNFGAVSKTSATLLSGLTPMYNSTLGNTPDNQGWLQFGISPEVTIPLLGTVLAGGSQSFSNGTTNLISTQGGAAGYSNYNAGLPISLNPAFPVLDRSQGFTLSFNVKINSESHSSDDNGDGIIDRAGFAVIVVTSDNTKAIELGFWENEIWAQTANPLFTHSTSERIVDFNTQSERRYDLKIKDDVYELFATDNIDTTTTFLFSGSLRNYTAFNHTTAGPLGTSLPYDPYERTNFVFLGDNTSSAQANVSLSKVELQTNTKIRFVPNANSNGNANITYHAWDGTDGNANGTTGVNISSNGGTTAYGDGSQIATINISAVNDAPIFTGDATLLEIAEDTQNPDGETIANLFSGKFSDIDAGASLGGVAVVENQSNAATQGKWQYTTDATNWFDVGTVGDNDTTQALTLSATTKVRFLAVGNYYGTVPDLKVRAIDNTYNIFTDAGSRININTSTNGGSSAITSSVNSITTNITAVNDAPTFSIGGDQSIKSGSIQQMIAGWASGFNVDVNNESGQKVAEYIVDVVNNSGVVQGTPTINLNGDLIYTPGSTVGTAEFRAKVRDDGGTANGGVDTSAAQTFKITVYSNTVNPVTVTSGADNLTGTDGNDRINAGDGNDTIYGGLGNDRIIGGAGNDTLYGDLQNIPAYGVTFSMDDAIYGGIGDDTIYGNAGKDKLYGETGNDSIWGGDDDDIIWGGAGDDILKGDAGNDTFVLVRGQGKETIEDFTVGEDIFGCAGGVRYNSMLSFTDVAGGALIKHKGLDVAFVKDVTAANLNQSTNFRLM from the coding sequence ATGCCAGAACAATCTAATGATTTCTATAATAGTCTAATTCTCTCTAATGAAGAACAAATGTCGTCGAGTAAATCGACATCATTAAGATTAGTTAACAAAGCAAGTATTATATTTATTGATACTAAAGTGCCCGACTATCAAAATCTGATAGCAAATATTCAAGCAGATACAGAAGTTGTTATTCTTGACCCTACAAAAGATGGAATAGCCCAAATTACCGAGAGCTTATTGGGGAAACAATATGATTCATTACATATTGTTTCTCACGGTAGTGCTGGAAGTTTACAACTGGGGTCAAATTTTTTAAATTCAGATAATTTAAGTCAATATCAAAACCAATTGCAGCAGTGGAAAACAGCGCTGACGGAAGAAGCGGATATTTTGCTGTATGGTTGCGATGTGGCAACAGAGGAAGCAGGTGTTGAGTTTGTTCAGCAGTTGAGTCAGTTGACAGGTGCAGATGTGGCTGCATCGAATGATTTGACGGGGAATGCTGCATTGGGTGGTGATTGGATTTTGGAGATGAAGACGGGGAATATTGAGTCTTCTTTGGCGTTTTCAAGTGTATCTGTAGAAAGTTATAGCTCAGTTTTAGCAACCTCTGGAGATGTAATCATCAATGAATTTTCTCAAGGATATGGTGGTGGAAAAGAATGGGTAGAGATTTTAGTTATTAAGGATAATTTAGATTTACAAAATCACCGACTTGTTGATGGAAATAGTACGCTTGATATTAAGTTATCTGGTGCTGGTTTTAGTTCATTAAAAGCTGGAACACTAGTAGTTATATACAACGGTGGTGATCCAGATAGCACTATCACACCAGATTTGAGTTATGACCCTGCAAATGGAGATTATACACTCAGAATTTCATCTCTCAACACCACTGGACCATTTGCAGTTACTCGTACATCTGGATGGAGTGGTACAGGAGGGGCTTTTAACAATGGTGATACTACAGACGTACCTAGATTGTTAGATGCAAGCGCAAATGGAAATGAAATTTATAAATTTCCTGTAACAACAACTGGTTCTCGTTCTAAAACTCCAGCAGTTAATACAGCTACTGCTTTTCTTGGGAATAGTGCTTCAGGTGCAACAGATGCAGCAAATTGGTCAGCAGATTTTAATGCTGCGGGTGGTAATCCCGGTTTAGCCAATGGCGGAGCAAATACAGCTTGGATAAATGCATTACGTGGAAATGTTGCACCAACAATTGTTACATCTCCCAACTTAGTTCTTCCAGCTATTAATGAAGATATTCTTGATGCTAGTAATAGTGGCTTTCTTATTGCCGACCTAATTAAAAACCAGATTACTGATAGCAGTAATAACAATCAAGGTATAGCAATTGGAGATTTATCAGGTGACGGTACTTGGCAATACTCCTTGAACGGTGGTAATACTTGGACTAACTTTGGTGCAGTTTCAAAAACTTCAGCGACTTTGTTATCTGGTTTAACACCAATGTATAACAGTACATTAGGTAATACACCCGACAACCAGGGTTGGTTACAGTTTGGGATTTCTCCTGAGGTAACAATACCGCTATTAGGAACCGTTCTTGCTGGTGGTTCCCAAAGTTTCAGCAACGGTACGACTAACTTAATCAGTACCCAAGGAGGAGCAGCAGGTTACAGTAATTATAATGCTGGTTTACCAATTTCTCTTAACCCTGCGTTTCCTGTTTTGGACAGAAGCCAAGGTTTTACTCTAAGTTTTAACGTCAAAATCAATAGCGAAAGTCACAGTAGTGATGACAACGGTGATGGCATTATCGATCGCGCTGGTTTTGCTGTGATTGTAGTTACTAGCGATAATACCAAGGCGATCGAACTTGGCTTTTGGGAAAATGAAATTTGGGCGCAAACAGCTAATCCACTTTTTACCCACAGCACAAGTGAGAGAATAGTTGACTTTAATACACAAAGCGAAAGACGCTATGACTTGAAAATCAAAGACGATGTATATGAGTTATTTGCGACCGACAATATAGATACTACTACTACTTTTCTTTTTTCAGGTTCATTACGCAACTACACTGCATTTAACCATACAACTGCTGGACCACTTGGAACATCTCTACCCTACGATCCGTACGAAAGAACTAACTTTGTGTTCTTAGGTGACAATACTAGTTCTGCACAAGCAAACGTAAGTTTGTCAAAAGTTGAACTCCAAACAAATACAAAAATTCGCTTTGTACCTAACGCTAACTCTAATGGTAATGCCAACATAACTTACCATGCTTGGGATGGAACAGATGGTAACGCAAATGGAACTACTGGAGTCAATATATCAAGCAATGGAGGTACAACAGCATATGGGGATGGTAGTCAGATAGCTACAATTAATATTAGTGCTGTCAACGATGCTCCTATATTTACAGGGGACGCAACACTTTTAGAGATAGCTGAAGATACACAAAATCCTGATGGGGAAACAATTGCTAATCTGTTTTCTGGTAAGTTCTCTGACATAGATGCAGGTGCAAGTCTCGGCGGTGTTGCTGTAGTAGAGAACCAGTCAAATGCTGCCACACAAGGAAAATGGCAATATACAACTGATGCTACTAACTGGTTTGATGTTGGTACAGTGGGTGATAATGACACAACTCAAGCTCTAACATTATCTGCAACTACTAAAGTTCGCTTCTTAGCAGTTGGAAATTACTACGGTACTGTTCCTGATTTGAAAGTACGAGCAATTGATAACACTTATAATATATTTACAGATGCTGGAAGCCGGATAAATATTAACACTAGTACGAATGGAGGCAGTAGTGCGATCACATCTTCAGTCAATTCCATCACTACCAATATTACAGCTGTTAACGATGCTCCAACATTTTCGATCGGTGGCGACCAAAGTATCAAATCAGGTTCAATACAACAAATGATTGCAGGTTGGGCAAGTGGCTTTAATGTAGATGTAAATAATGAATCAGGGCAAAAAGTCGCCGAGTACATAGTTGATGTCGTAAATAATTCAGGCGTTGTTCAAGGTACACCGACAATTAATTTAAATGGTGATTTAATCTACACACCAGGCAGTACAGTTGGCACAGCCGAATTTAGAGCTAAAGTCCGCGATGATGGAGGTACTGCAAATGGCGGCGTTGATACTTCAGCAGCGCAAACCTTTAAAATTACGGTTTATAGCAATACTGTAAATCCAGTCACTGTCACTTCTGGGGCTGATAACTTAACGGGAACTGATGGTAATGACCGAATTAATGCTGGAGATGGTAATGATACCATTTACGGAGGTTTGGGTAATGACCGGATTATTGGTGGAGCAGGGAATGATACGCTCTATGGTGATTTGCAAAACATACCTGCCTACGGCGTTACTTTCAGCATGGATGACGCGATTTATGGTGGTATTGGGGATGACACAATCTACGGAAATGCTGGAAAAGATAAGCTTTACGGTGAAACTGGAAATGATTCTATTTGGGGTGGTGATGATGATGACATCATTTGGGGTGGTGCTGGTGATGATATCCTGAAAGGTGATGCTGGGAATGATACTTTTGTTCTGGTTAGAGGACAAGGTAAAGAAACAATTGAAGATTTTACAGTCGGTGAAGATATATTCGGTTGTGCTGGTGGTGTAAGATATAACTCAATGTTAAGTTTTACAGATGTAGCTGGTGGTGCTTTGATCAAGCATAAAGGTCTGGATGTTGCTTTTGTTAAGGATGTTACTGCTGCTAATCTGAATCAATCTACTAATTTCCGTCTGATGTAA
- a CDS encoding CTP synthase: MTKFVFVTGGVVSSIGKGIVAASLGRLLKSRDYSVSILKLDPYINVDPGTMSPFQHGEVFVTQDGAETDLDLGHYERFTDTSMSRLNSVTTGSIYQAVINRERRGDYNGGTVQVIPHITNEIKDRIKRVALDTNPDVVITEIGGTVGDIESLPFLEAIRQFRKEVGRQNVLYMHVTLVPWIASAGEMKTKPTQHSVKELRSIGIQPDILVCRSDRPIPKGIKEKLSEFCDVPVKCVITSQDANSIYEVPLTVEREGLAEQALDLLQMEQRKPDLTQWQTLVEKLYAPKYQIEIAIVGKYVSLGDAYLSVVESLRHAAIATYGDLRIRWINSEKLESEDIEAHLQGVDGVVVPGGFGTRGIDGKIAAIQYARERQIPFLGLCLGMQCSVIEWARNIAGLSDANSAEFFPDTENPVINLLPEQQDVVDLGGTMRLGLYPCRVVPNTLAHKLYREEVIYERHRHRYEFNNAYRSLIADSGYVISGTSPDGRLVEIVEFPKHPFFLACQFHPEFQSRPDAPHPLFKGLIETAIAHSCGQASHPTISMATPMKVS, encoded by the coding sequence ATGACTAAGTTTGTATTTGTTACTGGCGGTGTTGTTTCGAGTATCGGTAAAGGAATTGTAGCAGCTAGTCTGGGACGGTTGCTTAAATCCCGCGATTACTCGGTGTCGATTCTGAAGCTGGATCCTTATATTAATGTTGATCCCGGAACCATGAGTCCATTTCAACACGGGGAAGTTTTTGTCACTCAAGATGGTGCGGAAACTGACTTAGATTTGGGTCATTATGAACGCTTCACTGATACCTCAATGTCACGACTCAACAGTGTCACCACGGGTTCTATTTACCAAGCGGTGATTAATCGTGAGCGTCGCGGAGACTACAATGGTGGGACTGTTCAGGTGATTCCCCACATCACCAATGAGATTAAAGACAGAATTAAACGAGTTGCTTTAGATACTAATCCTGATGTTGTAATTACAGAAATTGGTGGTACCGTTGGCGATATTGAATCCCTCCCATTTTTGGAGGCAATTCGCCAGTTTCGGAAAGAAGTGGGACGGCAAAATGTATTATACATGCATGTAACATTGGTACCTTGGATTGCTTCGGCTGGGGAAATGAAAACCAAGCCTACTCAACATTCAGTGAAGGAGTTGCGCTCTATTGGGATTCAGCCTGATATTTTAGTCTGTCGTTCGGATCGTCCGATTCCTAAAGGGATCAAAGAAAAACTATCAGAATTTTGTGATGTCCCTGTAAAATGCGTCATTACATCTCAAGATGCTAATAGTATCTACGAAGTACCCCTAACTGTGGAACGGGAAGGTTTGGCAGAACAGGCATTAGATTTACTGCAAATGGAACAGCGCAAACCCGATTTAACCCAATGGCAAACACTGGTGGAGAAACTTTATGCTCCCAAGTATCAAATTGAAATTGCAATTGTGGGTAAATATGTTAGTTTGGGTGATGCTTATTTATCGGTAGTTGAGTCTTTGCGTCATGCTGCGATCGCAACTTATGGAGATTTAAGAATTCGCTGGATTAATTCTGAAAAACTAGAAAGCGAAGATATTGAAGCCCATTTACAAGGTGTCGATGGTGTGGTAGTACCTGGTGGTTTTGGTACTCGCGGCATTGATGGTAAAATTGCCGCAATTCAATATGCGCGGGAACGGCAAATACCCTTCCTAGGTTTATGCTTGGGAATGCAATGTTCCGTGATTGAATGGGCAAGAAATATTGCGGGATTAAGCGATGCTAATAGTGCTGAATTTTTCCCAGATACCGAAAACCCCGTAATTAACCTTTTACCAGAACAGCAAGATGTAGTGGATTTGGGGGGAACAATGCGCTTGGGGCTTTATCCCTGCCGAGTTGTACCTAATACCCTAGCCCATAAACTATATCGGGAAGAGGTAATTTACGAACGTCACCGTCATCGGTATGAGTTTAATAACGCTTATCGTAGCTTGATAGCAGATTCAGGTTATGTAATTAGTGGCACATCACCCGATGGACGCTTAGTGGAAATTGTTGAGTTTCCCAAACATCCATTTTTCCTCGCTTGCCAATTCCACCCAGAATTTCAATCCCGTCCCGATGCACCCCATCCATTATTCAAGGGTTTGATTGAAACTGCGATTGCACATAGCTGTGGACAAGCATCTCACCCAACCATTAGTATGGCAACTCCGATGAAAGTCTCATAA
- a CDS encoding N-acetylmuramoyl-L-alanine amidase gives MRQVFGFVLFGSIVFPSIVLAQETSLKVVYPPQNHQTSADRIFFIGTAPSTGQVLINGKLITRSKNGHFAPSLPLNVGENIFSVRYQNQELAIKVTKKPSQPEIPQQLGFAEDSLFPAVDIARIPGETICFRATALANIKVTVKLASQTIALLPQPPQALLPDNKAALTGTNQAINPQSNQINYEGCTTLEADASNILTLLYGNNVISGAVVPNSTQEIDLGKPEFQFTFNGKTTTQVGSGKISIISPTQLQVAEVTAESGVARTGASTDYSRLTPLPKGTRAAITARDGDWLRLDYGAWINSKETRIIPGAVPPRTVIRSIGYRQLPNATEIIFPLQTPVPVSVQQGNKSFSLTLYNTTAQTDTFRTDDSPIISRLDWQQINPQQAQYTFNLKKSQQWGYKLRYEGTSLVLTLRHAPEGVTQQRRSLKGIKILLDPGHGGKESGAAGADGTLEKDVNLTISKLVRDNLLKRGATVVMTREDDRDVSLVERQVIIAKEEPAIALSIHHNALPDNGDAENTKGFGSFWYNTEAHSMAVFLHNYIVKKKLRPSYGVFWNNLALTRPASSPSVLLELGFMINPNEFEQIVDPKDQRKMAEAIANGIYEWFQQSNQ, from the coding sequence GTGAGACAAGTTTTTGGATTCGTACTATTTGGCTCAATAGTTTTTCCCTCTATCGTTTTGGCTCAAGAAACATCACTCAAAGTTGTTTATCCTCCTCAAAACCACCAAACAAGTGCCGATAGAATTTTTTTCATCGGTACAGCACCATCAACCGGACAAGTTCTGATCAATGGTAAACTGATCACCCGCAGTAAAAATGGTCATTTTGCACCAAGTTTGCCATTAAACGTGGGAGAAAACATCTTTAGCGTACGTTATCAAAACCAAGAATTAGCGATTAAAGTCACTAAAAAACCTTCACAACCAGAAATACCCCAACAACTGGGCTTTGCCGAGGATTCGCTGTTTCCTGCTGTGGATATTGCACGAATACCAGGGGAAACAATTTGTTTTCGTGCAACTGCCCTTGCCAATATTAAGGTGACTGTTAAACTCGCTAGTCAAACAATTGCCCTTTTACCCCAACCCCCACAAGCACTGCTTCCTGATAATAAAGCCGCGCTTACGGGAACAAATCAAGCGATTAATCCACAATCAAATCAGATCAACTACGAAGGTTGTACCACACTTGAAGCAGATGCTTCCAATATCCTCACCTTGCTTTATGGCAATAATGTCATTTCCGGTGCTGTTGTTCCTAATTCCACTCAAGAAATAGATCTGGGTAAACCAGAATTTCAATTCACGTTTAATGGCAAAACTACCACTCAAGTAGGTTCCGGCAAAATCAGCATCATCTCGCCCACACAGCTACAAGTAGCTGAGGTGACAGCTGAATCAGGTGTTGCTCGTACTGGTGCTAGTACAGACTACTCCCGACTTACCCCATTGCCAAAAGGAACAAGGGCAGCAATTACAGCTAGGGATGGTGACTGGTTACGTTTAGATTACGGTGCTTGGATTAACAGCAAAGAGACCCGTATTATACCAGGTGCTGTGCCTCCACGCACGGTTATTCGCAGTATTGGATACCGTCAACTCCCCAATGCTACCGAAATTATTTTTCCACTTCAAACTCCTGTTCCAGTTAGTGTACAGCAAGGTAATAAAAGTTTTAGTTTGACACTATATAATACAACAGCACAAACTGATACTTTCCGTACTGATGATAGTCCAATAATTTCTCGTCTGGATTGGCAGCAAATTAATCCCCAACAGGCGCAATATACCTTTAACCTCAAAAAAAGCCAACAGTGGGGTTACAAGTTACGCTACGAGGGTACAAGCTTGGTTTTGACTTTACGTCATGCTCCAGAGGGTGTAACTCAACAGCGCAGATCTTTAAAAGGTATCAAAATTCTCCTCGATCCGGGACATGGTGGAAAGGAATCTGGTGCTGCTGGTGCTGATGGAACTTTGGAAAAAGATGTTAACCTGACTATTTCTAAATTGGTGCGGGATAATTTGCTGAAGCGGGGGGCAACCGTGGTGATGACGCGGGAAGATGATCGAGATGTTTCCTTAGTTGAGCGGCAAGTAATTATTGCCAAAGAAGAACCAGCGATCGCGCTTTCGATCCATCACAACGCATTACCAGATAACGGGGATGCTGAGAACACAAAAGGTTTTGGTTCTTTTTGGTACAATACCGAGGCCCATAGCATGGCTGTATTCTTACATAACTATATAGTTAAAAAAAAGCTACGTCCATCCTATGGGGTGTTTTGGAATAACCTGGCATTAACTCGTCCAGCAAGTTCTCCATCAGTACTGTTGGAATTGGGATTTATGATTAATCCCAATGAATTTGAGCAAATAGTGGATCCCAAAGATCAACGGAAAATGGCAGAAGCGATCGCTAATGGCATCTATGAGTGGTTTCAACAATCAAATCAGTAG
- a CDS encoding lectin-like protein, with protein MTQELSTTPNQSVLPIDHPLGNTANSYAVSQSSDPVAAAASGTNPVLTVGGTTNFALGSGPKVIAPSLTVTGDTTTVIDGARVIINAGFDQAGDKLLVGDSTATSGTLASGIQYNYDTTSGVLTFTGNGTTANYEAALRSVKFDSSSTSTTARSVDFSLGTRFYLSSNGHFYGFIPVTIPNQPDKGISWLNAKAEAESDGSKFYNLTGYLATITDQAEQDFINDKIRANGWIGGSDQETEGVWKWETGPEKGTIFWNGQGATFGNPKGTPVSGTYSNWSPGTGGGNDEPNDRQANEDYAHIIGNDGAGTIGKWNDLANDFDYSSAKPFQVQGYIIEYGDKTTDANYPKIVGTVGINIGAIANPDFNKDKQPEIVWRNFGTPQQSGDSGRNAVWVLDYDKNATGATNPFKLNEKTKFLRDTISDLGWEIEGTQDFNKDDITDLFWHNSNTDQTAIWIMKNDTSPGGSGIEIDKGYFFYTVPNKNWEVEAVKDFDSDGNQNVLWRNYTTGENAIWSIAYDANNTSNPFSLDSSKTKFIKSAENTWTMEGWEDFNKDGISDILWHNEKTGENAIWALNANASGDDPYFASAYDLTNTGKGSGWRVEGAIDFNNDGVSDIVWHNKDGSNAIWLMKNGADYDQAYLILSTDLKWEIEGVADFTQDNIPDLLWRNYATGENAIWRMKLEGGKALLDQGFFITEAKDLYWEVQSPTPNNQDSVAAT; from the coding sequence GTGACGCAAGAATTATCAACCACTCCAAATCAATCTGTTTTGCCTATTGATCACCCACTAGGTAATACGGCTAATTCATACGCAGTCAGCCAATCTTCTGATCCAGTTGCTGCTGCCGCATCAGGAACAAACCCAGTCCTCACTGTAGGTGGAACCACTAACTTCGCCCTTGGTTCCGGTCCTAAAGTCATTGCTCCTAGCCTAACCGTTACTGGTGATACCACGACTGTAATCGATGGAGCCAGAGTTATTATCAATGCTGGCTTCGATCAAGCAGGTGATAAGCTTCTGGTTGGTGATTCTACCGCTACAAGTGGTACTTTAGCTAGTGGTATTCAGTACAATTATGACACCACATCTGGAGTATTAACTTTTACAGGTAATGGTACCACCGCCAACTATGAAGCAGCATTAAGAAGCGTCAAATTTGACTCCAGCAGCACCAGCACCACTGCACGTAGTGTAGATTTTTCTCTAGGTACTAGATTTTATCTAAGTAGTAACGGGCACTTCTACGGATTTATCCCAGTTACTATACCCAATCAACCGGACAAAGGTATCTCTTGGCTTAATGCGAAAGCTGAGGCTGAATCAGATGGCAGCAAGTTCTACAACTTAACAGGTTACTTAGCAACCATCACCGACCAAGCTGAACAAGATTTTATCAACGATAAAATTAGAGCCAATGGTTGGATTGGAGGCAGTGACCAGGAAACAGAAGGTGTCTGGAAATGGGAAACAGGACCAGAGAAGGGCACAATCTTCTGGAATGGACAAGGTGCAACATTTGGCAACCCAAAAGGTACTCCAGTCAGCGGTACCTATTCTAATTGGAGTCCTGGTACTGGAGGTGGTAATGATGAACCGAATGATCGACAAGCTAACGAAGATTATGCCCACATCATTGGTAACGATGGTGCTGGAACCATAGGCAAGTGGAATGACTTAGCAAATGATTTCGACTACTCATCAGCAAAGCCTTTTCAGGTTCAAGGTTACATCATAGAATACGGTGACAAGACAACCGATGCCAATTACCCCAAAATAGTCGGAACAGTCGGTATCAACATTGGTGCTATTGCCAATCCTGACTTTAACAAAGATAAACAACCCGAAATAGTTTGGCGTAACTTCGGAACACCACAGCAATCTGGAGATTCTGGTAGAAATGCTGTGTGGGTCTTAGATTATGACAAAAACGCCACTGGTGCCACAAACCCCTTCAAATTGAACGAAAAAACTAAATTCCTCAGAGACACAATTAGTGATTTGGGCTGGGAAATCGAAGGTACTCAAGACTTTAATAAAGATGACATCACTGACCTATTTTGGCATAACTCCAACACGGATCAGACTGCAATATGGATCATGAAAAATGATACAAGTCCTGGCGGTAGTGGCATTGAAATAGATAAAGGCTATTTCTTCTATACCGTGCCTAATAAAAATTGGGAAGTTGAAGCTGTTAAAGACTTTGATAGTGATGGTAATCAGAATGTCTTATGGCGTAACTATACCACTGGTGAAAATGCAATCTGGTCAATTGCATACGACGCGAATAACACTAGTAACCCATTTAGTCTCGATAGTTCCAAAACAAAATTTATCAAATCTGCTGAAAACACTTGGACAATGGAAGGGTGGGAAGATTTTAACAAAGATGGTATTAGTGATATTCTTTGGCACAATGAGAAGACTGGTGAAAACGCAATTTGGGCATTAAATGCAAATGCTAGTGGAGACGATCCATACTTTGCTTCGGCATATGATCTCACCAATACCGGGAAAGGTTCTGGTTGGAGAGTAGAAGGGGCGATTGACTTTAATAATGATGGAGTGAGCGATATTGTCTGGCATAACAAAGATGGTAGTAACGCTATTTGGTTAATGAAGAATGGTGCTGATTATGATCAAGCGTATTTGATTCTCAGTACTGACTTGAAGTGGGAAATTGAGGGTGTAGCCGACTTTACTCAAGATAATATTCCAGATCTTTTGTGGCGTAACTATGCTACTGGTGAAAATGCTATTTGGCGGATGAAACTTGAAGGTGGAAAAGCCCTATTAGACCAAGGATTCTTTATAACTGAGGCTAAAGATCTGTATTGGGAAGTCCAATCTCCCACACCCAATAACCAAGATTCGGTTGCAGCAACGTAG
- a CDS encoding ROK family protein, with the protein MNKEVIGIDLGGTAIKLGRFTDDGKCLQSLIVKTPQPAMPETVLVEIVNAIGQLDPSHNCVSIGVGMPGPADPDGRIALVSINLPGWRDVPLAAWLEEKTGKPTILANDANCAGLGEAWLGAGRRFQNFIMLTLGTGVGGAIFINGKLFIGHHGAAGELGLITLHADGPVCNSGNQGSLEQFTSIRAIRRLTGKEPSELAALAEMGDIQALEFWAEYGRNLGIGLSSLVYVLTPEAILLGGGISASSKFFLPTVTTEIEKRVFITSRIGLEILPAELGNAAGMLGAAKLALTKIS; encoded by the coding sequence ATGAATAAAGAAGTTATTGGCATTGATTTAGGGGGAACAGCGATTAAGTTGGGCAGATTTACAGACGATGGTAAATGCCTACAATCATTAATAGTTAAGACTCCCCAGCCTGCAATGCCAGAGACAGTGTTAGTAGAGATTGTGAATGCGATCGGACAATTAGATCCAAGCCACAATTGCGTTAGTATTGGTGTGGGAATGCCGGGACCTGCTGATCCTGATGGACGTATCGCCCTAGTTTCAATTAATCTCCCAGGCTGGCGTGATGTGCCGTTGGCGGCTTGGTTGGAGGAAAAAACCGGAAAACCTACGATTCTTGCTAATGATGCCAACTGTGCGGGTTTGGGTGAGGCTTGGCTAGGTGCTGGCAGACGATTTCAAAATTTTATTATGCTGACTTTAGGTACTGGAGTTGGTGGGGCAATCTTTATTAATGGTAAATTATTTATTGGTCATCATGGTGCAGCCGGGGAATTAGGTTTAATTACCCTCCATGCTGATGGTCCTGTATGTAATAGTGGAAACCAAGGTTCTTTAGAACAATTTACATCAATCCGGGCAATTCGTCGCCTCACAGGCAAAGAACCCTCAGAACTCGCTGCTTTGGCAGAAATGGGAGATATTCAAGCTTTGGAGTTTTGGGCAGAATACGGACGTAATTTAGGTATTGGATTATCTAGCTTGGTGTATGTACTCACCCCAGAGGCGATTTTATTGGGTGGTGGAATTAGTGCTAGTTCCAAGTTTTTTTTACCTACAGTCACAACCGAAATTGAAAAGCGGGTTTTTATCACTTCTCGCATCGGTTTAGAAATATTACCAGCAGAATTGGGCAACGCAGCCGGAATGTTAGGTGCTGCAAAGTTAGCTTTGACGAAAATTAGTTAG